In one window of Henckelia pumila isolate YLH828 chromosome 1, ASM3356847v2, whole genome shotgun sequence DNA:
- the LOC140875264 gene encoding monothiol glutaredoxin-S10-like, with protein MDYIFQLASQKAVVIFSKSSCCMCHAIKRLFYEQGVSPMVYELDELANGKEMERALVRLGCNPSVPAVFIGGKFVGRANNVLTLQVDGSLKKMLKDAGALWL; from the coding sequence ATGGATTATATATTCCAACTGGCTTCACAAAAGGCGGTGGTGATCTTTAGCAAGAGCTCGTGTTGCATGTGTCACGCGATCAAGAGGCTTTTTTACGAGCAAGGTGTCAGTCCGATGGTGTACGAGCTAGACGAGCTTGCAAATGGGAAGGAAATGGAACGTGCTTTAGTAAGGCTCGGTTGCAACCCATCGGTTCCGGCTGTGTTCATTGGGGGCAAATTTGTTGGGCGGGCGAACAATGTACTAACTCTACAAGTTGATGGATCACTGAAGAAGATGCTCAAAGATGCTGGAGCACTTTGGCTCTGA